The Acidicapsa ligni DNA window TTTAGCTGGCTTGAAGATATCCGGCCAGCTATATTCAGCCCAACTATATCTTTGCTACTTTGCGATCACGTCGATTACTACTGGGATGGAGTGCGGGGGCATGCAGGCGTTGTTGTCGCAGGCCTGATACCGGAGCGTGGCCTCGACCAGGTGTTCGCCGCGGGTTGCGTTCAACTCGGCGTGGATGGTGAATTCGCCGGTGTAGACGCTTAGCTTCTCTTTGGGGCTGATGGGGAAGGCGAAGTCATGACCTTCTGGAAAGTTTGCGTTTGCGAGCAGTACGCCGGAGTTCTCAGGCAGCTTGAACGTGGTGGGAATCAGATCGTCGGTGTGTGGGTTGTGCGAGTTGATATGCAGACCGGCCGCGACGTTGAAATGTAGATCGACTGCGGTTGGCTTGCCTGCGGCGACGGTTACCTGT harbors:
- a CDS encoding protein-disulfide reductase DsbD N-terminal domain-containing protein, whose translation is MARIPLVALLTVCAALFSALSSTLSAAGQSRNPFGDLQPQAGKTKSSVVTYLFPEQVTVAAGKPTAVDLHFNVAAGLHINSHNPHTDDLIPTTFKLPENSGVLLANANFPEGHDFAFPISPKEKLSVYTGEFTIHAELNATRGEHLVEATLRYQACDNNACMPPHSIPVVIDVIAK